The DNA sequence GCCTGAGGCTCGGATTATTCTTTCCGAAGCCGTCATCGCCGTGGCCACTGCACCCAAGTCGAATGCCAGCTACAATGCTATCAACCAGGCGCTCGCCGACGTCGACGCCGGAATGATCGGTCAGGTGCCGCTATGGCTGCGCAACGCGCCGACCAAGCTTATGAAGGACTGGGGTAATAAAAAGGGCTATGTCTACGCGCACGATGTTCCTGGTGCCGTTGCCACGCAGCAATACATGCCCGACGAGTTGGTAGGGCGCGAATACTATCATCCCAACGATCGCGGCTATGAACGGGAAGTCGGTCCAAGACTCGAGAAAATTCGTGAAATTTTGCATGCGAATGATCCCAAAAATCGAAAAGAGCCGGATATCAATTCCAACGACAATCAAGACAAATAATCAGAAAAGCGATTAAGGTTATTAAAGAATGAGGAATTGCTTTTGATTAAGGAGCAACTATGACGGAAGAAAACAACAAGGCTGAGAAATTCATCGTCAATTGCATACCGGTTAACGATAAAGACCAGCAGCGGTTCATTGAGGCGGCAGGCGATGTGCGCATTGAATTCTGTGGAGACCCCAAGAATTATGGCGATATGAGCGTGAAGGCCCAGATTCCTAAGAAACTGCGCAGTCGGGCAACAGCGGTGTTGGGCAATTTCGACCCTGCTATTGCCCATGAATTCACCAATCTCGAATGGCTTCAGACATGGAGCGCCGGCGTCGACGCGTATATCAAACCCGGCGTCTTACCCGAAGGTGTGACCGTCACCAGTGCCACCGGCGCCTACGGCCAGTCGGTTTCCGAGCACATGATTGCCATGATGTGGGCGTTGATGAAGAACCTGCCGCTTTATGTCCGTGATCAGACGGCCCATCGCTGGCAGGACGAGGGTACCGTGCTCACTCCCGAAGGCGCGACGGTGTTGGTTATCGGTACCGGTGACATCGGTTCGCATTTCGCTCGCCTTGCCAAAGGTACGGGGATGCGTACCGTCGGTGTGCGTCGCAGCGCTGACAAGCCTGCGGACGGCATCGACCAGATGCACGGCTTCGATGAGCTTGATACATTGTTGCCGCAGGCCGATGTGGTTGCATTGTCGTTGCCGAAGGCGGCTGATACCCACCATCTGATTGATGCACACAGGCTTGCCTTTCTGAAAAAGGATGCCATCCTCGTCAATGGCGGTCGAGGTGATGCGGTCGATGACGATGCTTTGGCTGAGGCCTTGAGTAACAACGCCATTCGAGGTGCCGGGCTCGACGTCTTCGAGACGGAGCCATTGCCGCCTACGCATCCGCTGTGGAACGAACCAAGCTGCCTGATTACTCCGCATGCCGCCGGTGGTAGCCATTTGGCGAGCAACGACGCCCATATCGTCGATATTGCCGTGGCCAATGTACGCCGGTATGCCAATGACGAACCGCTGCAGGACAACGCCCATCGGTGAGGCTCAGACCTAAGCCGCTTCCAGCTTTGCCTGGTCCCACTTTGTTTGAGCATGGATTTTAGATGTTACAT is a window from the Bifidobacterium sp. ESL0745 genome containing:
- a CDS encoding D-2-hydroxyacid dehydrogenase produces the protein MTEENNKAEKFIVNCIPVNDKDQQRFIEAAGDVRIEFCGDPKNYGDMSVKAQIPKKLRSRATAVLGNFDPAIAHEFTNLEWLQTWSAGVDAYIKPGVLPEGVTVTSATGAYGQSVSEHMIAMMWALMKNLPLYVRDQTAHRWQDEGTVLTPEGATVLVIGTGDIGSHFARLAKGTGMRTVGVRRSADKPADGIDQMHGFDELDTLLPQADVVALSLPKAADTHHLIDAHRLAFLKKDAILVNGGRGDAVDDDALAEALSNNAIRGAGLDVFETEPLPPTHPLWNEPSCLITPHAAGGSHLASNDAHIVDIAVANVRRYANDEPLQDNAHR